The genome window AGCCTTTACTACGACGAGTACGATTTTGACGTAGCGCGCGCGCACCTTTGCGAACCTTCGCTATTTGGCGGCAGCCCGCTTTTGCACGTAAAAAGCGATAAAAAAATCCCCGCAAAAGAGCTAAAAATCCTGATAGACGGTTGCAAAAACGGCGGCGCATTCGTTTTTGAGCTTTTTGAATCCGACGCCAAAGCCGTTTTTGATACACAAAAGGCTTTCGGGGTAAATTTTGCGAGATTTTTTAAACCGGGCTCGCCCGAAGAAGCCGTAAATTTACTCGGCAGACAAGCCGCAAAAATGAACCTAAATATTACAAAAAACGCGCTTTTTGAACTCTACCGCATACATAACGAAAATTTATATTTAGCTGCAAGCGAGCTAAATAAACTAGCCTCTCTAAACGAGCCAATAAACGAAAATATCGTAAGAAGCTTGGTCTTTTCGCTATCAAGCGTGAGTTTTGACGATTTTTTCGATAAATTTATCGCGCTA of Campylobacter showae contains these proteins:
- the holA gene encoding DNA polymerase III subunit delta, encoding MYRKELEAALNSAKFPNYFLLYGADEYQIELFAKEILAKFKDFEILSLYYDEYDFDVARAHLCEPSLFGGSPLLHVKSDKKIPAKELKILIDGCKNGGAFVFELFESDAKAVFDTQKAFGVNFARFFKPGSPEEAVNLLGRQAAKMNLNITKNALFELYRIHNENLYLAASELNKLASLNEPINENIVRSLVFSLSSVSFDDFFDKFIALKDIRADFFSYADDGNFNEILFINSLYRAFFRLFKLHAGIKITGKFDIKETLGYAPPPNVANELKRQCLAVNLKAYKEIFTELNLAEFELKANSALDKKTFLLSCVLGLQNLIGKNSKY